The Manduca sexta isolate Smith_Timp_Sample1 unplaced genomic scaffold, JHU_Msex_v1.0 HiC_scaffold_3827, whole genome shotgun sequence genomic sequence atatatatatatatgaaattatatttctttgaacaaacaattattgttaaaacacaaaatgtatttttccatTATCAAATGATAATCCAAATAGTTCATTTTCTCattttttagttaaataaaatacagactacaaagaaaaaacaatatctataataaagatataattaattataatagataagtTTGACCGAATAGGTAAAAAACCTATACAGATTGTTGTCCAGATTATCAGTTTGGTGATAGTGCTTGCTTTGTTTATAACAATTCAACGCACCTCTATTGTGTTttgaacaacaataaaataatgtgttgcACATCTGTGCCGCAGTAGGGCTGCCTGTAGGAACTAGAaagatcttttatattatttatatttcagtctGTACTGTAAAACGGATATTGATTGATGTCAACACTAAAGTCAACGCATATACTACCCATTATGCAATAGTCACCAGAATTGTGCTGTCCTGCCTCATGTCATTCAATACCTTGtctcattttaataaactatgtagtttttatttttatataatgtttttaaatactattgAGTTTCCTAGGTTGTCAATAGCAAAGAGTTGTCTTTCTCTAGAAATTAGTTGTCCACTTTCTATGTGGTTTATCATAGCTTGTTCTTCTACCTGTTAAAGAACACTTGAAGGTTATAGGGGAACACACTTTTTAACATGACGTTAATACATTTGGCTAGTTTTTATGAATACTAGCCTGATATCAAACCTATCATGGTCTATTATGATCATAGCATTATTATTGCTATGGTTAAGGGGAAATTAATAACTCACTTGAAGGTGCGGCATAGCTTCTAACATGACCTTTAATTTTGCACACAAATTGTTGAAATGTCAACAAAAGGCTTTGTTTTCAATGTCCGTTATCAGCTGTTGCTCGTAATTACTGAATgtcattattgatattattaattttacgaaatatacaaattatgttCACCTCGATCTACCTTGAAACATATTTATCAGTCATTGCAATTGTTGATTGTTTGGGTACATCCTAAGTACGTAAAggcattaaatatttattcgaaaaATTAATCGAAAAGTActtcaagtatattttatacaatagaacAGGGCAGCGTTACATCATTGTCATTTTCAAAGAAACCCCTTACAATCTTAATCCCGAACTACCTTTGGTCAAGATCTAGGCTCTCCAATTCTGCATTTGCATTAAGTGAAATACTGGATAGAATTCACGTGATGATTTGTCATTCAATGGTTCCTACAATTTTCGAGAAAATGATGAGCATAACTACACCATATAAATCAGAGGATACATGTATGGAAGTCGCTTCAGGTATTGACACTATTGATCTTGAGACATCAAGACCTATAATCGTCAACTGAGCGCGTTCATACGTGATCTAGTTTCTTACTTACCAGTCGCGGTAACAATTACATCTATTAACGTTTCACGTCACGAAAATTATCTGTTTAAAAACCTAACCATTATTACCGGTGatgggtctctcatatgtgagagtctgcttCAGTAGGCAACACCGTAAAGTCTAATTCTGcaaccaagcagcagtgtgtagtcactgttatattccgctctgaagaacattgtagccagtgtaagtactggacataataagacttaacatctcatgtctcaggaggCGAGCGCAGTACAATATcacacaatattttgtaattcaaagtattgtatggtgtTTGTATTgctatgggcggtcgtatcgcttaccatcagacgagctcgtcattcaaagcaataatcaAAAAGTGCACTGTTTCCAAGGTCTATAATTGGAAGCCAGTTTTACAACATATAAATTACTAAGAAGTAAATGGGTATAGGGCTAGCCCATTGTAAACGGTAATGACATGTTCGCGAATAGGCACTCGTTACTTGCCTtattaactgatttattttattttactcttcCCTTTCATCTATTGACCCTtatataaaacgttttaaatcAGGGTTGTGCCCTTATTGATTAACAGCATAGGGATGTGAACACCACAAAGACTGCACCGTCACTGTTTTCGTGTCCTGAACGCAAACTGTTGCTGGCAAATCTGATATGTTTATACTAAACTACTCCGTAGTACGGAGTAGATTAGTATAAACATATAGTCCTTTATTATGTGATCGTTAGTACGGAGTCCgtactttttgtttgtttttgtttcgcggagaaagtgtcttatgactaccgctcagccttcgtggggggcgactgagcggttatgttggggtcaccgtgccttacgacccggcattgcgccgcccggatttgatgtcgaccttcaggcgaccgccgggccgagtccctaacctatatacaacgcacggcataccaactaaaactccgcggtggccctcttcggcgcattagggacgactgcgagtttcctctgacggaaatgtctaagtctacttccacagccgcccctacGGAGTCCGTACTAACGatcacataataaaaaaggtcTCCCTAAAAGCTATGAGTTGCAAGTCTACTCCAACAAAATTTATAGGTAaataaagtcttcgaaataacTACTTCATTACATAATCAATTTCTATACTTACTGAAATCGAAGAAATACTCCATAGCTGCTTGAAGATCAAAACGccataagtaatattaaaagtcATGTTCGACAATGCAATTTATCTAATCAGAAGTGAAATTTTGTGACGTTTCAAATAGTATATCGGATAGACATAGATGAACTACGATTATGAATAGTTTCTCTCAAAATAGCAAAGTAATCGGAtgattaaacatattttgattagaTTTTGCTTGTTTACATTATGCTGTATGCTTTGCGTTCATTGAGGTTTGATGGAAAATTCTTAAGATGTTGCTgttggtttttataaataaatattttttgaaatatagTCAAAGCTCTCGAAGCTGCTTTCTTCTATGCTTAGAGTATGCCATTGCTCAACGGAAGCAAGAATATAGTTCTTATTTTCTCACCGCTAGAGGATATTTAATAAGATCTTTAAccatttattaacatttcattGTTCTTGGTGTACTCACCGATACCATACTTCGAAGTTAATTTCCCAAGATTCTTTGGACTGTCACATTTcttatctttaaatttataataagacatttatttttagaatagcaGCGAGGCAGCCCTAGTAACGTTAAAACAAGGTTGGCTCTCGCAACAGACCAATGAATGGATCATTTGTAAAAATGTGGCCATTCAATAACAACGGTGTGTCTGCAGTGCGCATGCGCAATTTGCTATTGTTTTCCAGATTATGAGAAATGTTGTAAGTGCCTCGCGAACGTCCTGTGCTGCGAAACTTGCGGCAAATTAGTATTGTCTCTGAATGGTTAGAAGGTCGAAATTTCTGGCGACTACTGCGTATATCATTAGCTGCAAAGTAAATTGGAATTGGCTATAATGGGTAACGTACTGTTAGTGTcgaagaagaaaaaatattttaaatttcaaagctgTGTTTTTTGGTCATTTTCTAAAGCGGTTGAACTTAGAATATATGCATTAAGGACAATTACAGCTTGACAAGCTTGTTTTTAGCATTTAGTTGTATATTCTAGTCATCAATGTTAATGGTTGCAAACAGCGCCCTTAGAGGCAGAGCATATAGCGGAGCGCAGCGCAAAGATTTTtgctgtcaaactattatcgctTTGTCTTCACGGAAATATTActcaaaatccattaacacaaCCATGCAATGTATCGGCCCTTAACggaataatattataccaaatCCTAATGCGATTAGAGTAAGACGGGATTTAGATAATTTATGTAAGGCATATCAGTCATTAGACTAGTAACTGATTCCGGTTGGAGACTATACAAAATGATACAATCATAATCGTTTATGGTTAGATATATAGTTAACAACATGACTggatatttcatgttttatgcATTCCCTCTTCTGCCCCTTTCCTCTTTGtcttagatttaaatatttaatacgtaaTTAATTGTGTTCAAGTCATATTACATCACAAAATTTTCTGTTTCTGAATGCAAGCTACGTTATTATATTCACTTAAACAGATATAAATGATTCGTAATTAccttttaaatacaatgtacATATTGGAAGTGTTCCAAAACGTACtgatattatagtaataagtaGATACGATAATATTTGTAATCGCAAATACCGGCATCTATCAGCTGATAAGTGTGACCGACTGTTCTAGAGCTTTCTAGACCACACGATACAATTTGTATATATAcgaaaaaatacacacattaataaaaaataaaatgtgtaatatttcaATACCGAGCAAGCAATTTTTCCGGTAGGTTTAGTGCAgtgttttaaagcaataaataataaattggtgatacaaattttaaaacgtCTAGCTCCAAAAATGTAGTCTGTATTGTGTGCACAGATGAATACGGCCATGACATAACTAATCTTGTGACTAACATTTTCTAAGTTTAATGCATGCCGTCATTTAATCACAATTATAAATCACTTATACGGCAAGATAATGCTGCGACGCGATAAACCGTATACTGGTACGTAGAAAAAGCGATAGTCGCTATCATACGTATCGTCAAGCTGATATTGTGAGGACGCTTATCACGAGGAGTTCAGTGGACACGTAGCCGCACACTTGTCAACACACAACATGGCTGAACACCGCGCAGGCAAAGCCGGCATCAACGCCGAGGCCCAGGCTCGCATCCACAGCAAGTACAACGACGAGATTGCACAGGAGACCCTCGAGTGGATCAGGAAGCTAACTGGCGAACCGGCCAACACCTCCGGAACCGCCGAGAATCTTTACGAGGTACTTAAGGATGGTACGCTACTTTGCAAACTAGTCAACGCTATCCAGGAAGGGTCAGTGAAGAAAGTCAACCAGTCGACGATGGCCTTCAAGTGCATGGAGAATATTAACGCGTTCCTGGAAGCGGCGAAGAAGCTCGGCGTGCCCCCACAGGAGACTTTCCAGACCATTGATCTGTGGGAGAAACAAAACCTGTACTCGGTGGTGATTTGTCTGCAGTCCTTGGGCAGGAAGGCGGGTAATTACGGCAAGCCGTCCATCGGCCCGAAGGAAGCCGATAAGAACGTTCGTGAATTCAGCGAAGAGCAGCTGAAGGCCGGACAGAACGTCATCTCGCTGCAATACGGCACCAACAAGGGTCAGCAGTCGGGCATCTCATTCGGTACCCGTCGTCAAATGTGatgtatttgttattgaatttataaacattatattgtaataaacgttttctaattttttttatcgatgcCTTTTATTTGCCCGTAGAGTGAGGCACGCCTTGTAAATGAACAGTAGGTATGCGAGCGATTAGATAACATCAGCCTTTGTATTGCAGCCCGATGTGCACTTGTAGAGGCTAAAATATCTAACTGTAAT encodes the following:
- the LOC119193255 gene encoding myophilin-like, giving the protein MAEHRAGKAGINAEAQARIHSKYNDEIAQETLEWIRKLTGEPANTSGTAENLYEVLKDGTLLCKLVNAIQEGSVKKVNQSTMAFKCMENINAFLEAAKKLGVPPQETFQTIDLWEKQNLYSVVICLQSLGRKAGNYGKPSIGPKEADKNVREFSEEQLKAGQNVISLQYGTNKGQQSGISFGTRRQM